The Setaria italica strain Yugu1 chromosome IX, Setaria_italica_v2.0, whole genome shotgun sequence genome has a window encoding:
- the LOC101762463 gene encoding pentatricopeptide repeat-containing protein At5g59600: MNAGATSSSSWMKQLTSASWQGHHSRVLHLFFTSLQSGDRGAVDPHPAAVPTALRACARLGNASSGRLIHALLLTRFPSLSSDAVVSTALLDMYAKCGLVASARRVFDEMPRRDDLVAWNALLAGYARHGLPERALALTIKMRGQGLRPDLVTWNAVMSGFALAGDDHMAEDLVRAMQDDGFRPDVVTWTSLVSGSVLNFHYDRARTLFRRMVSTGTRVLPGSATIASILPAFANVADVKRGKEVHAYAIVAGIEQDLTVSSALVDMYAKCGLVLEAHRLFDNMTERSTVTWNSMIFGLANSGHCQEAIGLFDRMLRDGARPVHLTFTAVLTACSYCGMVELGKGLYRAMKEEHDIEPRLEHYACMVHLLGRAGKLAEAYDFIKAMPLEPDCFVWGALLGACRSHGDVKLAELAASRLLTVEPANAANCLLYSDALASAGRQDDVLKTKRLAKRRRMKKLDGCSWLEPP; the protein is encoded by the coding sequence ATGAACGCAGGCGCAACATCCAGCAGCTCATGGATGAAGCAGCTGACGAGTGCTTCCTGGCAAGGCCACCACAGCCGCgtcctccacctcttcttcaccAGCCTCCAATCCGGCGACCGCGGCGCGGTGGATCCGCACCCCGCGGCCGTTCCCACGGCGCTCCGCGCCTGCGCGCGCCTCGGGAATGCCTCCTCCGGTCGCCTCATCCACGCGCTCCTCCTCACCCGGTTCCCGTCCCTCTCCTCCGACGCCGTCGTCTCCACAGCGCTCCTCGACATGTACGCCAAGTGCGGCCTCGTCGCCAGCGCCCGCagggtgttcgacgaaatgcctcGCAGAGACGACCTCGTCGCCTGGAACGCGCTGCTCGCGGGATACGCGCGCCACGGCCTCCCGGAGCGCGCGCTGGCCCTGACCATCAAGATGAGAGGCCAGGGCCTGCGCCCCGACCTGGTTACATGGAACGCCGTCATGTCCGGTTTCGCTCTGGCCGGCGACGACCACATGGCCGAGGACTTGGTCCGGGCCATGCAAGACGACGGGTTCCGGCCCGACGTGGTCACCTGGACATCACTTGTCTCCGGGTCGGTGCTGAACTTCCATTACGACAGGGCGCGCACACTGTTCCGGAGAATGGTGTCCACCGGCACCCGCGTCCTGCCAGGCTCGGCCACGATTGCCAGCATCCTGCCTGCCTTCGCCAATGTCGCCGACGTGAAGCGTGGTAAGGAAGTCCACGCCTACGCCATCGTGGCCGGCATCGAGCAAGACCTCACAGTAAGTAGCGCTCTGGTCGACATGTACGCTAAGTGCGGGCTCGTGCTCGAGGCGCACCGGCTGTTCGACAATATGACGGAGAGAAGCACGGTGACATGGAACTCCATGATTTTCGGCCTCGCGAATTCCGGCCACTGCCAAGAAGCCATCGGCCTCTTCGACCGGATGCTGCGTGACGGAGCAAGGCCGGTCCACCTGACGTTCACCGCCGTTCTAACGGCTTGCAGCTATTGCGGCATGGTGGAGCTCGGGAAGGGCCTGTACCGCGCCATGAAGGAAGAGCATGACATTGAGCCGAGGCTGGAGCACTACGCCTGCATGGTGCATCTGCTTGGCCGAGCCGGCAAGCTCGCCGAGGCGTATGATTTCATCAAAGCCATGCCCCTGGAGCCCGACTGCTTCGTCTGGGGGGCGTTGCTGGGGGCATGTCGGAGCCATGGCGACGTCAAGCTTGCCGAGCTGGCAGCGTCCCGCCTGCTGACCGTCGAACCGGCTAATGCAGCTAATTGCCTGCTTTACTCAGACGCGCTGGCGAGCGCAGGCAGACAGGATGATGTCCTGAAGACGAAGAGGTTGGCAAAGAGACGGCGAATGAAGAAGCTCGACGGCTGCAGCTGGCTAGAGCCTCCATAG